In Rhodothermus marinus DSM 4252, a single genomic region encodes these proteins:
- a CDS encoding TRAP transporter substrate-binding protein, whose protein sequence is MRMLLRAWVPVLLALVLAGCASRSQDVLVLRLAHALGPTHSVHRAMVYLGERLEEKSGGTIRVVVYPSQQLGSERELLELLQIGSLAMAKVSAAVLEGFVPEYQVFSLPYLFRDDTHRFKVLEGPIGQELLLAGERVLLRGLCYYDAGSRSFYTVTRPIYTPDDLRGLKIRTLESPTQIQMVNLMGASATPIPWGEVFTALQQGIVDGAENNPPSFYLSHHYEVARFYTLDEHTSIPDVLLISLHVWNRLTPQQRQWVQEAAMESAQYQKQLWKESTEEALRAVQEAGVEIIYPDKQPFVEKVQPIYEQYRNRPELNRLIARIKAVE, encoded by the coding sequence ATGCGAATGTTGTTGCGGGCGTGGGTGCCGGTATTGCTGGCGCTGGTGCTGGCCGGATGCGCTTCCCGGTCGCAGGACGTGCTCGTGCTGCGGCTGGCGCATGCGCTGGGACCCACGCATTCGGTGCACAGGGCCATGGTCTATCTGGGCGAGCGCCTGGAGGAGAAGTCCGGCGGTACCATCCGCGTGGTGGTCTATCCGAGCCAGCAGCTGGGCTCGGAGCGCGAGCTGCTGGAATTGCTTCAGATCGGGAGCCTGGCCATGGCCAAGGTATCGGCGGCCGTGCTGGAGGGCTTCGTGCCGGAGTATCAGGTGTTCAGCCTGCCCTATCTCTTTCGGGACGACACGCACCGGTTCAAGGTGCTCGAAGGACCCATCGGGCAGGAGCTGCTGCTGGCCGGCGAGCGTGTGCTGCTGCGCGGACTCTGCTACTACGACGCCGGAAGCCGGAGCTTCTACACGGTTACGCGGCCCATCTACACACCCGACGACCTGCGGGGACTGAAGATTCGCACGCTGGAAAGCCCCACGCAGATTCAGATGGTCAACCTGATGGGCGCTTCGGCCACGCCGATTCCCTGGGGCGAGGTCTTCACGGCGTTGCAGCAGGGCATCGTGGACGGTGCCGAAAACAATCCGCCGTCTTTCTACCTGTCGCACCACTACGAGGTGGCCCGTTTCTACACGCTCGACGAGCACACGTCGATCCCCGACGTGCTGCTGATCAGCCTGCACGTATGGAATCGACTCACTCCGCAGCAGCGACAATGGGTGCAGGAAGCGGCGATGGAGTCGGCGCAATACCAGAAGCAGCTCTGGAAGGAATCCACCGAGGAAGCGCTGCGGGCCGTGCAGGAAGCCGGCGTCGAGATCATTTATCCGGACAAGCAGCCGTTTGTCGAGAAAGTGCAACCGATTTACGAACAGTATCGGAATCGCCCGGAGCTGAACCGGCTCATCGCGCGCATCAAAGCCGTCGAGTGA
- a CDS encoding DUF488 domain-containing protein, giving the protein MDIRIKRVYEPPAPDDGFRVLVDRLWPRGLRKDAAALDAWRKDVAPSDALRRWFGHDPARWEEFRRRYEAELEANPEGVRWLLERARARRLTLCYGARDPEHNQAVVLRDYLLRKAATDL; this is encoded by the coding sequence ATGGATATCCGGATCAAACGGGTTTACGAGCCGCCGGCGCCGGACGACGGCTTCCGGGTGCTGGTCGATCGGCTCTGGCCCCGTGGCTTGAGAAAAGACGCTGCTGCGCTGGACGCCTGGCGGAAGGACGTGGCGCCGAGCGACGCCCTGCGGCGCTGGTTCGGGCACGATCCGGCCCGCTGGGAGGAATTCCGGCGCCGCTACGAGGCCGAACTGGAGGCCAATCCGGAAGGGGTGCGCTGGTTGCTCGAGCGTGCCCGCGCGAGACGGCTGACGCTCTGCTACGGCGCGCGCGATCCGGAGCACAACCAGGCCGTGGTGCTCCGCGACTATCTGCTTCGCAAAGCCGCGACGGACTTATGA
- a CDS encoding cupin domain-containing protein produces MDPMILRAAEWVQFDPERFRPVPLAQNDRLKVQLVCFEPGQQIPLHTPGVDLVLTVLEGHGLVIAGEKEGVVGPGSVVCVPAGTPRSVRAHTRLVALAVVSPPPTAADHVEVEAALAEQAA; encoded by the coding sequence ATGGATCCGATGATTCTGAGGGCGGCCGAGTGGGTGCAGTTCGATCCGGAACGTTTTCGGCCGGTACCGCTGGCGCAGAACGACCGACTGAAGGTGCAGCTCGTGTGTTTTGAGCCCGGCCAGCAGATTCCACTGCACACGCCGGGCGTGGACCTGGTCCTGACCGTGCTGGAGGGGCACGGGCTGGTCATTGCCGGGGAGAAGGAAGGTGTGGTGGGACCGGGCTCGGTGGTGTGCGTGCCGGCCGGGACGCCGCGGAGCGTGCGGGCGCACACGCGGCTGGTGGCGCTGGCGGTGGTCTCGCCACCCCCCACTGCGGCCGATCATGTGGAGGTAGAAGCCGCACTGGCCGAACAGGCCGCCTGA
- a CDS encoding DUF4149 domain-containing protein — MSGWYLFSVWLHILAATVWIGSMIFLGVAVVPLLRRPEFAPVRTAMLYQLGLRFRWIGWTVLLLLVITGIVNIGYRGYGWDDLFSGALWQGPWGRTLAWKLVLVLLVMGISAVHDFYLGPRTMQLLERGEASAEHLRRVASYLGRLMTLLSLAILALAVLLVRGGM, encoded by the coding sequence ATGTCCGGCTGGTATCTGTTTTCCGTATGGCTGCACATTCTGGCGGCCACTGTCTGGATCGGCTCGATGATTTTTCTGGGCGTGGCCGTGGTGCCCCTGCTGCGCCGCCCGGAGTTTGCCCCGGTGCGGACGGCCATGCTCTATCAGCTCGGCCTGCGCTTCCGGTGGATCGGCTGGACGGTGTTGCTGCTGCTGGTGATCACGGGGATCGTGAACATCGGCTATCGGGGCTATGGCTGGGACGACCTGTTCTCCGGAGCGCTCTGGCAGGGACCCTGGGGGCGTACGCTGGCCTGGAAGCTGGTGCTGGTGCTGCTCGTAATGGGCATCAGCGCCGTGCACGACTTCTATCTGGGGCCCCGTACCATGCAACTCCTGGAGCGCGGCGAGGCGTCGGCCGAGCACCTGCGCCGCGTGGCCAGCTACCTGGGGCGCCTGATGACGCTGCTGTCGCTGGCGATCCTGGCGCTGGCCGTGTTGCTGGTGCGTGGCGGCATGTAA
- the fdxA gene encoding ferredoxin FdxA, giving the protein MPYVVCEPCINCKYTDCVEVCPVDAFYEGPNFLAIHPDECIDCNACVPVCPTEAIYPDDEVPEEWQHYIEWNRYLAEQWKAQGFNITQKKEPLPEAEEWRNRPKSEKDILTWDVSEAW; this is encoded by the coding sequence ATGCCCTACGTCGTCTGCGAGCCCTGCATCAACTGCAAGTACACCGACTGCGTCGAAGTCTGCCCGGTGGACGCCTTCTACGAGGGGCCGAACTTCCTGGCGATTCATCCGGACGAATGCATCGACTGCAACGCCTGCGTGCCGGTATGCCCCACCGAGGCCATCTATCCGGACGACGAGGTGCCGGAGGAGTGGCAGCACTACATCGAGTGGAATCGGTACCTGGCCGAGCAGTGGAAAGCGCAGGGCTTCAACATCACGCAGAAGAAGGAACCACTGCCTGAAGCCGAGGAATGGCGCAACCGACCCAAGTCGGAGAAAGACATTCTGACCTGGGACGTATCGGAGGCGTGGTAA
- a CDS encoding DUF2249 domain-containing protein: MSEAVSQPPAFLAGLSEDRFVELDVRPILRSGGEPFSLIMETAGRVPPGHVLRLRATFKPVPLFGVMRLQGWAHWIARGEGDDWEIWFYRPGEFQPSP; this comes from the coding sequence ATGTCCGAAGCCGTCTCGCAACCCCCGGCGTTTCTGGCCGGGCTTTCGGAAGACCGGTTTGTGGAACTGGACGTGCGGCCGATTCTGCGGAGCGGCGGCGAGCCGTTTTCGCTGATCATGGAGACGGCCGGTCGCGTGCCGCCCGGTCACGTGCTTCGCCTGCGGGCGACGTTCAAGCCCGTGCCGCTTTTCGGCGTGATGCGCCTGCAAGGCTGGGCGCACTGGATCGCCCGCGGCGAAGGCGACGACTGGGAAATCTGGTTCTACCGCCCCGGCGAATTCCAACCGTCACCTTAA
- a CDS encoding metal-sulfur cluster assembly factor yields the protein MSMPVPSRLELVERLRSVIDPELGLNIVDLGLIYDLQVSPDGTVEIKLTMTTPACPMSSYIKQEVARVLQRTPGIRRGIIELVWEPPWSPYMIDPEVRRYRFPMYARYY from the coding sequence ATGAGCATGCCGGTACCATCCCGACTGGAGCTGGTCGAACGCCTGCGCTCGGTGATCGACCCCGAACTCGGTCTGAACATCGTGGACCTGGGGTTGATCTACGACCTGCAGGTGTCGCCCGACGGCACCGTCGAGATCAAGCTCACGATGACCACGCCGGCCTGTCCGATGTCGAGCTACATCAAGCAGGAAGTCGCCCGGGTGCTGCAGCGCACGCCGGGCATCCGGCGTGGCATCATCGAGCTGGTCTGGGAGCCGCCCTGGTCGCCGTACATGATCGATCCTGAAGTGCGGCGCTATCGTTTTCCGATGTACGCACGTTATTACTGA
- a CDS encoding DUF2249 domain-containing protein: protein MKTKTETPDLLLDVRPVPPRARLETIMGAYRRLAPGEVLELVVDHEPSCMYYTLLAEQGAEAFRFTYLERGPEVWRVQVEKRKAGP, encoded by the coding sequence ATGAAGACGAAGACGGAAACGCCCGACCTTTTGCTGGACGTGCGGCCCGTGCCGCCGCGGGCGCGTCTGGAAACCATCATGGGCGCCTACCGGCGGCTGGCACCGGGCGAGGTGCTCGAACTGGTCGTGGACCACGAGCCCTCGTGCATGTACTACACGCTGCTGGCCGAGCAGGGCGCCGAAGCGTTCCGATTCACCTACCTGGAGCGCGGACCGGAGGTCTGGCGCGTTCAGGTGGAAAAACGAAAAGCGGGGCCATGA
- the ric gene encoding iron-sulfur cluster repair di-iron protein: MSELLSKTLGELVAADERRAALFDRLGLDYCCGGSRTLEAACRERGLDPATVAAVLDALEATEAADEPAVDWRTRSLADLIDHIVATHHAYLRRELPRLSALIDRVAQVHGHQSPWLHEARAVFGRLKLELEAHMRSEEEAIFPLIRALEEGSADAAAELEPLLAQAEQEHDAAGEALHRLRALSDNYRPPEWACSSFRALLEGLQALEADMHRHVHRENNVLFPRARRLLQTGIAAS, from the coding sequence ATGTCGGAGCTTTTAAGCAAGACGCTTGGCGAGCTGGTGGCCGCCGACGAGCGGCGGGCGGCCCTTTTTGATCGGCTGGGCCTGGACTACTGCTGCGGCGGCAGCCGTACGCTGGAGGCCGCCTGCCGGGAGCGCGGGCTGGATCCGGCCACGGTGGCGGCCGTGCTGGACGCCCTGGAAGCGACCGAAGCGGCCGACGAACCCGCCGTCGACTGGCGCACGCGTTCGCTGGCCGACCTGATCGACCATATCGTCGCGACGCACCATGCGTACCTGCGCCGAGAATTGCCGCGGCTGAGTGCGCTGATCGATCGCGTGGCGCAGGTGCACGGCCACCAGAGCCCCTGGCTGCACGAAGCCCGTGCAGTCTTCGGGCGGCTGAAGCTGGAGCTGGAGGCCCACATGCGCAGCGAGGAAGAAGCGATCTTTCCGCTGATCCGGGCGCTGGAGGAGGGTTCGGCCGATGCCGCGGCCGAGCTGGAGCCGCTGCTCGCGCAGGCCGAACAGGAGCACGACGCAGCCGGCGAGGCGCTGCACCGGTTGCGGGCACTCTCCGACAACTATCGGCCGCCCGAATGGGCCTGCAGCAGCTTCCGGGCGCTTCTGGAAGGACTCCAGGCGCTCGAAGCCGACATGCACCGCCACGTGCATCGGGAAAACAACGTCCTGTTTCCCCGCGCGCGTCGCCTGCTGCAAACTGGCATAGCTGCATCATGA